From one Erythrobacter sp. HKB08 genomic stretch:
- the pabB gene encoding aminodeoxychorismate synthase component I, whose amino-acid sequence MGDRKPFVLLDDARSQGAADAHLFEKPDCIFIARRGDEVETVLAEAEAARIEMGGTLAGYIAYEAGLALEPRLAKLADARSGAKGPLVWLGLFSSERVMPAEEVEGWLAEHGPGEASIGPLDPQISQGAYEAAFAQLQDAIRAGDIYQANLTFPLAGPFRGNPVALYRALRPAAQAGYGGLIFDGSHWLLSLSPELFVSLRGEEAKVKPMKGTRPRGRTDEEDAALAEDLATSVKDKAENLMIVDLMRNDLSRVAEAGSVRVDAPFAIESYPTVHQMVSTVRAKLAPGKSARDLVQAIFPCGSITGAPKIRAMELIDEVERDARGPYCGAIGRIGPDGEAAFNVAIRTIRLTEIENEHGKAELGVGSAIVADSDAKGEWRESLLKGGFARASSSDLRAPQFDLIETMRFDPETGIELLELHLERMKASAAELGFGFDRHMARNRIQALCFDLERPAKVRLLSSRSGAISLTTSDLPPAHDGPIDCIALPHPVDAADWRLRHKTTDRGFYEDARDAAEAEGAVEALLVREDGQVTEGSWTSIFVERDGKLVTPPLGLGLLPGVLRRSLIEDGRAIEGELTLEDLEDGFYIGNAVRGLVKAQLLP is encoded by the coding sequence ATGGGAGATCGAAAACCCTTCGTGCTGCTCGACGATGCGCGCTCGCAGGGCGCGGCCGATGCGCATCTTTTCGAAAAGCCCGACTGCATTTTCATCGCGCGCCGCGGCGACGAGGTCGAGACCGTGCTGGCCGAGGCCGAGGCGGCGCGGATCGAGATGGGCGGGACGCTCGCCGGATACATCGCTTATGAAGCAGGCCTCGCGCTCGAACCGCGCCTCGCCAAGCTTGCCGATGCGAGAAGCGGCGCGAAAGGCCCGCTGGTGTGGCTCGGCCTGTTCTCATCGGAACGGGTGATGCCGGCCGAGGAGGTCGAGGGCTGGCTGGCGGAGCATGGTCCGGGCGAGGCTTCGATCGGCCCGCTCGACCCGCAGATTTCGCAAGGCGCCTACGAAGCCGCATTCGCGCAGTTGCAGGACGCGATTCGCGCGGGCGACATTTACCAGGCGAACCTCACCTTCCCGCTCGCCGGGCCGTTTCGCGGCAATCCGGTTGCGCTCTACCGCGCGCTGCGCCCGGCGGCGCAGGCGGGGTACGGCGGACTGATCTTCGACGGATCGCACTGGCTTCTCAGCCTCAGCCCCGAACTGTTCGTCTCACTTCGCGGCGAGGAGGCCAAGGTCAAGCCGATGAAGGGCACCCGCCCGCGCGGCCGCACGGACGAGGAAGACGCGGCGCTCGCCGAAGACCTCGCCACCTCGGTCAAGGACAAGGCCGAAAACCTGATGATCGTCGACCTGATGCGCAACGACCTCAGCCGCGTGGCCGAGGCGGGAAGCGTGCGGGTCGATGCGCCCTTCGCGATCGAAAGCTATCCGACCGTCCACCAGATGGTCTCGACCGTCCGTGCGAAGCTCGCCCCGGGCAAGAGCGCGCGCGACCTGGTGCAGGCGATCTTCCCCTGCGGCTCGATCACCGGCGCGCCGAAAATCCGCGCGATGGAGCTGATCGACGAGGTCGAGCGCGATGCGCGCGGCCCCTATTGCGGCGCGATCGGCCGGATCGGACCGGACGGCGAAGCAGCCTTCAATGTCGCAATCCGCACCATCCGCCTGACCGAGATCGAGAACGAGCACGGCAAGGCCGAACTCGGCGTCGGCTCGGCCATCGTTGCCGACAGCGATGCCAAGGGCGAATGGCGCGAAAGCCTGCTCAAGGGCGGCTTTGCGCGCGCCAGCTCCTCCGACCTGCGCGCGCCGCAATTCGACCTGATCGAGACCATGCGCTTCGATCCGGAAACGGGGATCGAACTGCTCGAGCTGCACCTCGAACGGATGAAGGCGAGCGCAGCGGAACTCGGCTTCGGCTTCGACCGCCACATGGCGCGCAACCGGATCCAGGCACTGTGTTTCGACCTCGAGCGCCCGGCCAAGGTCCGCCTGCTCTCTTCGCGCAGCGGCGCAATCTCGCTCACCACCAGCGACTTGCCGCCCGCTCATGACGGCCCGATCGATTGCATCGCCCTGCCCCATCCGGTCGACGCGGCCGACTGGCGCCTGCGCCACAAGACGACCGACCGCGGCTTCTACGAGGACGCGCGCGACGCCGCCGAGGCGGAAGGCGCGGTCGAGGCGCTGCTCGTTCGCGAGGACGGGCAGGTGACCGAAGGCAGCTGGACCAGCATCTTCGTCGAGCGGGACGGCAAACTCGTCACCCCGCCCCTGGGCCTCGGCCTGCTGCCGGGCGTGCTGCGCCGATCGCTGATCGAGGACGGGCGCGCGATCGAGGGCGAGTTGACGCTGGAAGACCTGGAGGACGGCTTCTATATCGGCAATGCCGTGCGCGGCCTTGTGAAAGCCCAATTACTCCCATGA
- a CDS encoding RluA family pseudouridine synthase — protein sequence MIDILFEDGEALVIDKPAGLPIETPRRGGASLEDHLDALKLGFQRQPVPVHRLDTDTSGCLLLARNPKALKRFNAAFENRLVAKRYLGIVAGEIAETEGTIDLALSKISSAEKGWRMIAAKKGKPSVTHWRKLAVMDGLTLVEFRPETGRTHQIRIHAQAGLGAALLGDPVYGRKDPRVSRTMLHASTLTVPREGKPPIEATSSLPEDFTRLGFSDE from the coding sequence ATGATCGATATCCTGTTCGAAGACGGCGAAGCGCTGGTGATCGACAAGCCGGCGGGCCTGCCGATCGAGACCCCGCGTCGCGGCGGTGCCTCGCTCGAAGACCATCTCGATGCGCTGAAGCTCGGCTTCCAGCGCCAGCCTGTCCCGGTTCACCGGCTCGACACCGATACGTCGGGCTGCCTGCTGCTCGCGCGCAACCCCAAGGCGCTCAAGCGGTTCAATGCTGCCTTCGAGAATCGCCTCGTCGCCAAGCGCTATCTCGGCATCGTCGCGGGCGAGATTGCCGAGACCGAAGGCACAATCGACCTTGCGCTGAGCAAGATCAGCAGCGCGGAGAAGGGCTGGCGCATGATCGCGGCGAAGAAGGGCAAGCCCTCGGTCACCCACTGGCGCAAACTGGCGGTGATGGACGGGCTGACGCTGGTCGAATTCCGTCCCGAAACCGGCCGCACGCACCAGATCCGCATCCACGCGCAGGCCGGCCTCGGCGCAGCGCTGCTCGGCGACCCGGTCTACGGGCGCAAGGATCCGCGCGTGTCGCGCACCATGCTCCATGCCTCGACCCTTACCGTCCCGCGCGAAGGCAAGCCGCCGATCGAAGCCACCTCGTCCCTGCCGGAGGACTTCACGCGCCTCGGCTTCAGCGATGAATGA